tatataaatatacgagTTACTTATTTTAGTACAAGCACACTTTAAAGAtcaataaatatgtttattgataaagaaaaaaCCGCAGTCTGAAATAATACTAAACTCCCTAAAATTCATTTCCTCTCAATAGGTATGCAGACgacatccttaattttttactattatataaTAAGTTAAGCTTTGGATCCATAGCTATTGTGTAGCTAATCACATAATACCATGAACACGCTACGGCTCGTGCTACCCAAATGCGAtaacgattttgataaaacaaCACCAAGGTCCCTCGACCATACGTACGAGACTGTAGGTATAGTAGTCAAACTTCCTCTACAACAcgtgttaataatataattacactagcggacacccgcgacttcgtcagtgtggaattcagttttccaaatcccgcgggaaccatgaatttttccgggattaaaagtagcctatgtgttaatccagagtataatgtttttccaatccaaatttcagcaaaatcgcttcagtagtagcggcgttaaagagtaacaaacatccaaacaaacatccaaacaaacatccatacaaacttcgcgtttataatattagtaggaagtagaattatgtaaaatctatttacgtTTATAGTTATACTGATTACCAACTAGACGACGCACCgaatagttcccgttcccgtgaaaatatggATAGTATATAAtcacactcacaaatgacgtggctttctagtggtaaaagaattttcaaaatcggttcagtatatacAGAGATTACCTACCCCCTATACAATACTTTATGGAAATCCTCttaattttttctgtttttagtgtgtcctagtgTTGTGACGCCATCCAATCGGCAATTTCGTTCACttttttcagttatttatattttaacacgaAATTTCTACACCAATTTTCGTGAAAActaaataggaccaatctgaaaatatactctttcaaaagaaacaaaaaatttcaaaataagttaataaatgacgaaattatgcggtaattaacattaattaaaaaaacatacttcgttatttttaagtcggttaaagaaAACTTACCGCTATTATAAAATTAGGAAGATCTGACTACTACAGACCCTCATTATATTAAAGCCTAATCACAAATGAATCGTATCCACTTAAATAAGCACGCGCATAACATCACAGTCGATAATGATTCCGATAAACATATTATTACGTATTTTTCGGTGAAAGTGTTCGATAATTTAACTCGAACGTAGGATGGACTGACAATTTCTCAGCGCTCGACCCACGCAGCCTCCCACTCGTAAACTAATACGTCCAGATCACTGTAGTAAACAAGAAAAGTGCCTACGTAACCACATCAGCGAGATTTGTAGACTTTGTGAAGGTAGCTTGACTTATAGTCACACACAGCATAAACAGTTACGACCATGCTGCAATATACAAGAAAAAATCCCAACCATACGTAACTACATCGGAAAACTTGTAGACTTTTGTAAAGTAGCCGCAAAACTTCTAGTCTACTTTGACAATGCAACACACCATAAAAACTTACGACCAGGCTGCGGTATACAAGACAAATTCCCAACCATACGTAACTACATCGGAAAATTTGTAGACTTTGTGAAGTAGCCGCAAAATTTCTAGTCTACTTAGACATTGCAACACGCCATAAAAACTTACGACCAGGTTGCAGTATACAAGACAAAAGTCCCAACCATACGTAACTACATCGCAAAATTTGTAGACTTTGTAAAGTAGCCGCAAAACTTCTAGTCTACTTTGACAATGCAACACACCATAAAAACTTATGACCAGGCTGCGGTATACCTACAAGACAAATTCCCAATCATACGTAACTACATCGGAAAATTTGTAGACTTTGTGAAGTAGCCGCAAAACTTGTAGTCTACTTTGACATTGCAACACACCATAAAAAACTTACGACCAGGCTGCAGAATACGAGAAAAATCCTCAATCTTACGTAACTTTATCGGAAAATTTGTAGACTTTGTGAAGTAGCCGCAAAACTTTTAGTCTAATTGACATTGCAACACATCATAAAAACTTACGACCAGGCTGCAATATACAAGACAAATTCCCAACCATACGTAACTACATGGTAAAATATGCAGACTTTGTGAAAACATACAATGCGTCCTTAATTCGTGTAATACGGTAAAACATTTCTATAGTTATAGCAATCGTCAATCATTCACTCAAAATGACACAGACAAAAGATATGAAAAACCCGGTTGCTAAACTGATGGACGTAATTAATACCTACAACTGCCTAACGACGACGCCTTTAAAGCAAAAATGAACGCTGaatcatcaatatcaatacGATATCATGCAAACGTAACCACTTTTAAATGATGTAAAAGAATGACAAGGCCGGGACCTATATATTTCCAccttattgtaaaaataagcATATTTTGAAAGTCATTTAGTAGGTAGCTTATTCAtcgaaataatttaatagaaagaattacatacatacgtttaaaattataaaacctcCAAAATCCGAACATAAAACGCTTCGCGGCAATATATTATGGTGTTTCTTAAGTAGGTATCACATTGTCCAAACCATGCACTTTCTTACGTTTATTATTCCGTCCCAACTATAAATAGCTTCACAAAATTTCCCACAAAGTCCCATCTCAATATCCAAATTCCGTCCAAATTATAATCCAAAATAATTTTCCTATAACGCAGTCGTTAACAAATGATTAACGCACAATGCAAAAGTGGAATAATAATTCCATCTACCTTTAAAATGTAACCTCTTAGAGGACAATAGACCTAATTTAAACGATATTGTGCGCCAAGTTGTACATCCAACAAACTAGTGAATCAGCTAAACGCCATAGCGTTATGAGGTCAGAGAGTGATCCCGAGAACGCTACCGCGGCACACGCAATCGACAAAACAAAACCTCATTgcaaattacttttttaattccGCCGGCGGTTCTCGGAGTCCATTAGTGGATGTTACTGGCCCGTAATGCGCCACAGTAATTCTGCCTGTCAATAATTATTACTACGCATAAGCCATGATTAATGAACGCCAACAGTAGCCGTTTATAATTGACGCCATTGTGCGGCGCCCGGCGCTTGATTGATCGCTTCGATACACCAATACGGTATTGCAGGTTGCGACATCTTATTCACATCTATCGCGTAATTAAATGCGGATTTCATTAGACGACTAACTTCTGAAATGGAAGCCCTGCGATAGCCGACCGATCGAAGCGTAGACCGTGTCTAATCGTGATAAAAGACCGCGCTAAATGTTatagaattaatttttaatttgttgcgGATACAATGTCTTACACGCATTAATCacgttaatttaaatattattaatccaATAATAACAGGAAATGTCACTTCCAACAACAGACAGGCAACAAATGTAGACGTGTGACCGTACTACGACTCAAATTGATTGCGGAATAATTTGAATGTCGCTAATGTCCTGTGTGACACATCCCATCGTCACGCCGGACTAGGAAGCGACACGGCGACAGTGCCGGTCCACCCATGGCAGTAATTACCGCGCCGGAGTCGCGGCGTCGCGGCGtgcgcccgcgccgcgccggCGATTGTTTACAGCGCGCACGCGCGGCGGGCTCGTGTCCCCCCGCGCCCCGGCGGCAGCTGCTCCGCACAGGTGGCGCGTGTGGGAACTCGACGGCTCTGCGCGTTCCCACGATCGCGCGCCCTCCGCTCGCTATATAAACCCCCGCCCGACGGCCGAACCGCATTCCGCGTTCAACGCTCAGCGCTAACGCACTCATTCACTAACACACACACAATGTCTACCATGTCTTACGATATCGCGTATCCGCTCGCGGACGACGGCCCGCAGCCGGTCTCGCGCACTTATCAATATCGCAAAGTGATGAAGCCGATGCTGGAGCGCAAGAGGCGCGCTCGCATCAACCGCTGCCTCGACGAGCTCAAGGAGCTGATGGTCAGCGCTCTCCAGTCGGAGGGGGAGAACGTGGCCAAGTTGGAGAAAGCTGACATTTTGGAGTTGACCGTTCGCCACCTTCACAAACTCCGCCGCCAGCGCCGTCTGTCGCTGAACCCGACGGTGGACGCCGATCGCTTCAGAGCCGGATTCACTCACGCTGCCAACGAAGTGTCCCGCTGCCTGGCGTCCGTGCCCGGAGTGGACGTGAGGCTGGGCACGCAGCTCATGACGCACCTGGGGCACCGCCTCAACGACATCCAGCGCGCGGCCGGCAGCGACACGCCGCCCGCCAGCCCGCCCAGCCCGGCGCTGTCCACCGTGTCCTCGTCCTCCGGCTACGTGACCCCGTCGCCGCCGGCGTCGCCCGCGCCGCTGCACACTGCCGTGCCGCTGGACTGCACCACCAGCAGCTTCGCCAAGACCTCGGTGTGGAGACCCTGGTG
This window of the Bicyclus anynana chromosome 19, ilBicAnyn1.1, whole genome shotgun sequence genome carries:
- the LOC112045264 gene encoding enhancer of split mbeta protein-like — protein: MSTMSYDIAYPLADDGPQPVSRTYQYRKVMKPMLERKRRARINRCLDELKELMVSALQSEGENVAKLEKADILELTVRHLHKLRRQRRLSLNPTVDADRFRAGFTHAANEVSRCLASVPGVDVRLGTQLMTHLGHRLNDIQRAAGSDTPPASPPSPALSTVSSSSGYVTPSPPASPAPLHTAVPLDCTTSSFAKTSVWRPW